In one window of Patescibacteria group bacterium DNA:
- a CDS encoding PilT/PilU family type 4a pilus ATPase: protein MDLPYYFKLAIDRKASDLHLVEGSVPSLRIFGELTRLEEPEIPFGELKYAVFNSLDKTTLERFKRKKDLDLSLEFFGCRFRINLHYQEGKIGLSARLVPNVIPTAKEIGLNETIYSFTHFRDGLILVTGPTGMGKSTTLAVMIDLINAERRSHILTIEDPIEFNFHDKQSIVEQRQIGRDTESFASALKYALRQDPNVIMVGELRDLETISAALTAAKTGHLVLATLHTSTAAETIERIIDFFPVDNQNQIAHQLASVLRAVIAQQLLPGKNGGMAAAREIMTNNAAISNIIRTGKYEQLFNAIQNGSQEGMITMNKAIDNLYHAGQITEETARNRKRDLETQIVYY, encoded by the coding sequence ATGGATTTACCGTATTACTTTAAACTAGCTATAGATAGAAAAGCCTCTGACCTGCACCTTGTTGAAGGTAGCGTGCCGTCTTTGCGTATTTTTGGTGAATTAACCAGACTGGAAGAGCCGGAGATACCCTTTGGCGAGCTTAAATATGCCGTCTTTAATAGTTTGGACAAGACAACTCTAGAAAGATTTAAGAGAAAAAAGGATTTAGATTTATCTTTGGAATTTTTTGGTTGCCGTTTTAGAATTAATTTGCACTATCAAGAGGGAAAAATCGGTTTGTCTGCTCGCTTGGTGCCGAATGTTATTCCGACTGCCAAAGAAATCGGTCTTAATGAAACTATTTACTCATTTACGCATTTTCGTGATGGTTTGATTTTGGTAACTGGTCCGACGGGTATGGGTAAATCAACAACTTTAGCGGTTATGATTGATTTGATTAACGCTGAAAGACGTTCTCATATTCTAACCATCGAAGATCCGATTGAATTTAATTTTCATGACAAGCAAAGCATAGTTGAACAAAGACAGATTGGCCGTGATACGGAAAGTTTTGCCTCGGCGCTCAAGTATGCCTTGCGTCAAGATCCGAATGTAATCATGGTGGGGGAATTGCGCGACCTCGAAACAATTTCAGCGGCACTGACGGCAGCTAAAACTGGACATCTTGTTTTGGCAACCTTGCACACTTCGACAGCAGCAGAAACCATCGAAAGAATTATTGATTTTTTTCCAGTTGATAATCAGAATCAGATTGCTCATCAATTGGCGTCAGTTTTGCGAGCGGTTATTGCCCAACAGCTTTTGCCAGGGAAGAACGGTGGCATGGCCGCAGCTAGAGAGATAATGACAAACAATGCGGCAATTTCCAATATTATTAGAACCGGAAAATACGAACAACTTTTCAACGCCATTCAAAATGGTTCGCAAGAAGGCATGATTACCATGAATAAAGCTATTGATAATTTATATCACGCCGGTCAGATTACCGAGGAGACGGCCAGAAATAGAAAAAGAGATTTAGAAACTCAAATCGTTTATTACTAA
- the corA gene encoding magnesium/cobalt transporter CorA: MNSKKNSNNSIKSKTFRKRVSRATKAAGSSPDTISYIGEERSEAIRMKIMNYDKVGFSEHALGRVRDIAKYSKKSNTNWINVSGIHDVEILKEIGQMFEIHPLTLEDIANSTQRPKIEDHKKYLFIVLKVAYIDEASGNVNIEQVSIVANKKNIITFQEGDDDIFETLYARIRKKGEAIRNLKTDFLIYAIIDSVIDHYFVVLEKYEDNIERIEDLLIKEAKQSTLNEIYSTKRELAVLRKSIWPSRDVINNLLRENYQLITPSVEMYFKDVYDHVIQIIETVEAMRDISTGMLDLYLSSVSNKMNEIMKILTMFSAVFIPLTFIVGVYGMNFKHMPELETQWGYFIVWGIIITVASSLFIFFKRKRWM, encoded by the coding sequence ATGAATTCAAAAAAAAATTCTAACAACTCAATTAAGTCTAAGACTTTTAGAAAACGAGTGAGCCGGGCGACTAAGGCTGCAGGCTCTTCGCCTGATACTATTAGTTATATAGGTGAGGAAAGATCTGAGGCTATACGCATGAAAATTATGAATTACGACAAGGTCGGTTTTTCGGAACACGCTCTTGGCAGGGTTCGTGATATTGCAAAATACTCCAAAAAAAGTAATACTAATTGGATTAATGTCAGTGGTATTCATGATGTTGAGATTTTGAAAGAAATCGGACAGATGTTTGAAATTCACCCTTTGACACTGGAGGATATTGCTAATTCAACACAGCGACCAAAAATTGAAGATCATAAAAAATATTTATTTATTGTCCTAAAGGTTGCCTATATTGATGAAGCTAGTGGCAATGTAAATATTGAACAAGTTAGCATTGTGGCAAATAAAAAAAATATTATTACTTTTCAAGAAGGTGATGATGATATTTTTGAAACTTTGTATGCGCGAATCAGGAAAAAGGGTGAAGCAATTCGTAATCTTAAGACTGATTTTTTAATTTATGCGATTATTGATTCCGTTATTGATCATTATTTTGTCGTCTTGGAAAAATACGAGGATAATATTGAACGAATTGAAGATTTGTTAATAAAAGAAGCTAAACAGTCAACTTTAAATGAGATTTATAGCACTAAGCGGGAATTGGCAGTTTTGCGAAAATCAATCTGGCCATCACGGGATGTTATTAATAATTTGTTAAGAGAGAATTATCAATTAATAACTCCATCAGTTGAGATGTATTTTAAGGACGTCTACGATCACGTCATTCAGATTATAGAAACAGTAGAGGCGATGCGAGATATTTCAACCGGTATGTTGGATTTATATTTGTCCAGTGTTAGCAACAAGATGAACGAGATAATGAAAATATTAACAATGTTTTCAGCAGTTTTTATACCGCTCACTTTCATTGTGGGTGTTTACGGCATGAATTTTAAACACATGCCAGAGCTGGAAACACAGTGGGGATATTTTATTGTTTGGGGTATTATTATAACAGTGGCTTCAAGTCTGTTTATTTTCTTTAAAAGAAAGAGGTGGATGTGA
- a CDS encoding septum formation initiator family protein, which produces MRKRSGKYNFGKIFFHPIFIGMIGFFILVYITIPIVRNAQKQKRINNEIKDLEKEVARLDGNNTDLKKMINYLNSDQFVLEQARLNLNYRKDNEGVVVIKNALDKKDDSGDSRGVFNINEEKKEKNIFKDSNIYRWWQFFAKS; this is translated from the coding sequence ATGAGAAAGCGAAGCGGAAAATATAATTTTGGCAAAATATTTTTTCATCCTATTTTCATAGGTATGATTGGTTTTTTTATTTTGGTCTATATTACGATTCCAATTGTTCGCAATGCTCAAAAGCAAAAAAGAATAAATAATGAGATAAAGGATTTGGAAAAAGAGGTTGCCAGACTTGATGGTAATAATACTGATTTAAAAAAAATGATCAATTATTTAAACTCTGATCAATTTGTCTTGGAACAAGCACGTTTGAATTTAAATTACAGAAAAGACAACGAAGGGGTGGTGGTTATTAAGAATGCGTTAGATAAAAAAGATGATAGCGGAGATAGCAGGGGGGTTTTTAATATTAATGAAGAGAAAAAAGAGAAAAATATTTTCAAGGACTCGAATATTTATAGATGGTGGCAGTTTTTTGCTAAAAGTTAA
- a CDS encoding CvpA family protein: MPIIDIVFIVILSGFVFYGLFFGLIRAIGVLLGIFIGAWVASHFYLLLFSYIEKMLHGWTNVGKVGAFLFIFSLVQKLVMISVSLLDKIFGFISIIPFLKTINKLAGAALGLLEGSLAIGLIIFVTARYSIVDHWVGHWLLASKLAPYFLKIAKIVLPFLPEFLKQIKSII; the protein is encoded by the coding sequence ATGCCAATTATTGATATCGTTTTTATAGTAATTTTGTCAGGCTTTGTTTTTTATGGCCTCTTTTTTGGCTTGATTCGCGCTATTGGCGTCTTGTTAGGGATTTTTATTGGCGCCTGGGTGGCGAGTCATTTTTATCTTTTGCTATTTTCTTATATTGAAAAAATGTTGCACGGCTGGACCAATGTTGGTAAGGTGGGTGCATTTTTATTTATTTTTTCACTGGTGCAAAAATTAGTGATGATTTCGGTGTCGTTATTAGATAAGATATTCGGTTTTATTTCGATAATCCCTTTTTTAAAAACAATTAATAAATTGGCCGGAGCGGCCTTGGGTCTCTTGGAAGGTTCATTGGCGATTGGTTTGATAATTTTTGTGACCGCGCGTTATTCTATTGTTGATCACTGGGTTGGTCATTGGTTGTTGGCTTCAAAATTGGCCCCATATTTTTTGAAAATCGCTAAAATTGTTTTACCGTTTTTGCCGGAATTTTTAAAACAAATTAAATCAATAATTTAA
- a CDS encoding sugar transferase: protein MPHKIKKTILLFGDIFVLYFSLYSTLLIRYQENISNEWDGHVWFFSTIFILWIIIFYISNLYNLNITINTQNFTLRALRAVGISALMSILYFYLNANVSISPKTNLAIFTIIFSIIFILWRRLYNLLLSSYLPKNNIGFLGYNEQVKELIKIIKERPQLGFAVSFVIKKEEIDNIDIKKIIQESHISTVILASNIDSSPNLRHQLFSSLTLKINIINLPKFYEHITGKIPIEAISQMWFLENLSEGSKKWFDTVKRIYDIMFSSTIIAVSFPFWFIIALIIKKGSLGPVFFVQERTGKNNKNFSVIKFRTMTVNNNNYSPTIGNDKRITRFGNFLRKTRLDELPQLINILLGDMSLVGPRPERPEYIAELKKEIPFYEERMLVKPGLTGSDQISGEYHSPSKEDTLKKLQYDLYYIKNRSIYLDLSIILKTIATVFSKGGM, encoded by the coding sequence ATGCCGCATAAAATCAAAAAAACAATATTATTATTTGGGGATATATTTGTCTTATATTTTTCGCTGTATTCAACCTTGTTAATAAGATACCAAGAGAATATTTCAAATGAATGGGATGGTCATGTTTGGTTTTTTAGCACCATCTTTATTTTATGGATTATTATTTTTTATATTTCCAATCTGTACAATTTAAACATCACGATTAACACCCAAAATTTTACTCTGCGCGCCCTACGCGCCGTTGGTATTTCCGCTCTCATGTCCATCCTGTATTTCTACCTCAATGCCAATGTTTCAATTTCTCCAAAAACTAATTTAGCCATTTTTACTATTATCTTTTCGATTATCTTTATTCTATGGCGTCGTCTATATAATTTATTACTCAGTTCTTATTTACCTAAAAATAATATCGGTTTTTTGGGATACAACGAGCAAGTTAAGGAATTAATAAAAATTATCAAAGAAAGACCGCAGTTAGGCTTTGCCGTTTCTTTTGTAATCAAGAAAGAAGAAATTGACAACATAGATATCAAAAAAATCATTCAAGAAAGCCACATCTCCACTGTTATTCTAGCCTCCAATATAGACAGCTCACCAAACTTAAGACACCAACTATTCTCCTCATTGACCTTAAAAATTAATATCATTAATCTGCCAAAATTTTACGAACACATAACTGGCAAAATTCCGATTGAGGCCATTAGCCAAATGTGGTTTTTAGAAAATTTAAGCGAAGGTAGTAAGAAATGGTTTGATACGGTAAAAAGAATTTATGATATCATGTTCTCCTCCACAATTATCGCCGTCTCTTTTCCCTTTTGGTTTATTATTGCTTTAATAATTAAAAAAGGAAGCCTTGGCCCCGTTTTTTTCGTCCAAGAAAGAACCGGTAAAAATAACAAAAACTTTTCGGTTATCAAGTTTCGCACTATGACAGTTAATAACAACAACTACTCCCCAACTATTGGTAATGACAAACGTATTACCAGATTTGGAAATTTCTTGCGCAAAACCAGACTTGATGAATTACCGCAACTTATCAACATTCTCTTAGGTGACATGAGTTTGGTAGGGCCACGCCCAGAAAGACCCGAATATATCGCAGAACTAAAAAAAGAAATTCCCTTTTACGAAGAAAGAATGTTGGTCAAACCGGGACTAACCGGCTCTGACCAAATATCTGGAGAATATCATTCACCTTCCAAGGAAGACACTTTAAAAAAATTACAATACGACCTCTATTATATAAAAAACAGGTCAATCTATCTTGACCTGTCTATTATTCTCAAAACAATCGCAACTGTTTTTAGCAAG
- a CDS encoding serine hydrolase — protein sequence MTKRIFLVGGIFLFLAFSTVSADNVLNENNFNINLDHATIQKGYTVTAFADRIKLSLVPGILASSTDVEVLNLSNEPIATSSEFEKISDIYQFEFKNKQAYDNHKPFYIQLSYDQSDNRRKGVFFFDKTVNIWRPLPTSDFPAENFVRSLIHLPYARIAVFAYPGTMTVGKTSWYSHKGGNFAASPDFPIGSKLRVKSLNSNKFVDVIVNDFGPDRKVHPERVIDLDKVAFQALAPLGAGVIDVSIEPLYIAPEGGKVLGVIVMEKVFDSKEVVKKTEVKVVPKIDLTEKINMNLRVKSAIAVNENTGNVIWEKDANSVLPLASLTKLVSMKVFLDTKPDLKKVVSYSRQDERYNQSYVDDGGAIAKLKVADGETMTIEDLLYSSLVGSANNAVESLVRVSGLDRDVFIDRMNKYVKSIGANSSYFIEPTGLAPQNVSSVQDYVVITKAVMKNATIKKVSTATSYEFFTKNTKKYHRLVNTNRLVTGNKYDITGSKTGYLVEAGYCLMSRVSYNGDSVIVVTFGAEDRSTSFYETEKLIKYSLINLNS from the coding sequence ATGACAAAAAGGATATTTTTAGTGGGAGGAATTTTTTTATTTTTAGCTTTTTCGACTGTATCAGCTGACAATGTTTTGAATGAGAATAATTTTAACATCAATTTAGATCACGCGACCATCCAGAAGGGATACACCGTGACTGCTTTTGCGGATAGAATAAAATTATCCCTAGTTCCTGGTATTTTGGCGTCTTCTACAGATGTTGAAGTTCTTAACTTGAGCAATGAGCCAATCGCCACTTCGTCTGAATTTGAGAAGATTAGCGATATTTATCAATTTGAATTTAAAAATAAACAAGCTTACGACAATCACAAGCCATTTTATATTCAATTAAGCTATGATCAGTCTGATAATCGTCGCAAGGGAGTGTTCTTTTTTGATAAAACAGTTAATATTTGGCGACCATTGCCGACTTCTGATTTTCCAGCTGAAAACTTTGTTCGATCATTGATTCATTTGCCCTATGCTAGAATTGCAGTTTTTGCCTATCCCGGGACAATGACCGTGGGCAAGACTTCTTGGTATAGCCACAAGGGCGGTAATTTCGCGGCCTCACCTGATTTTCCGATTGGTTCAAAGCTAAGAGTTAAAAGTCTTAATAGTAATAAATTTGTTGACGTGATTGTTAACGACTTTGGTCCTGATCGTAAAGTGCATCCTGAGCGAGTCATTGATTTAGACAAGGTCGCCTTTCAAGCGTTGGCACCCTTGGGAGCCGGTGTTATCGATGTGTCTATTGAGCCATTGTATATTGCGCCTGAAGGCGGGAAAGTTTTAGGAGTTATTGTAATGGAAAAGGTATTTGATAGTAAGGAAGTGGTAAAAAAAACAGAAGTAAAAGTTGTACCGAAAATTGATTTGACGGAAAAAATTAACATGAATTTAAGGGTGAAGTCGGCGATTGCGGTTAATGAAAATACAGGCAATGTTATTTGGGAAAAAGATGCCAACTCGGTTTTGCCCCTGGCAAGCCTTACTAAATTAGTTTCTATGAAGGTGTTTTTGGACACTAAGCCTGATTTAAAAAAAGTCGTTTCTTATTCCAGGCAAGATGAAAGATATAATCAGTCATATGTTGATGATGGTGGCGCGATTGCGAAGTTAAAAGTGGCCGATGGTGAAACAATGACAATTGAGGATTTGTTATATTCTTCCTTGGTCGGATCGGCAAACAACGCGGTTGAAAGTTTAGTTCGCGTTTCTGGTCTTGATCGAGATGTCTTTATTGATAGAATGAATAAGTATGTAAAAAGCATTGGTGCAAATTCATCATATTTTATCGAGCCAACTGGATTGGCGCCACAGAACGTTAGTTCCGTTCAGGATTACGTGGTTATTACCAAGGCGGTAATGAAAAATGCCACGATTAAGAAGGTGAGTACCGCAACTAGTTACGAATTCTTTACAAAAAACACTAAGAAATATCATCGTTTAGTAAACACTAATAGATTGGTCACTGGTAATAAATATGACATTACCGGTTCAAAGACTGGTTATTTGGTGGAGGCGGGCTACTGTTTAATGAGTCGAGTGAGTTATAATGGCGACAGTGTTATCGTGGTCACGTTTGGTGCCGAGGATAGAAGTACTAGTTTTTATGAAACCGAAAAATTAATAAAATATAGTTTAATAAATTTGAATTCCTAA